A genomic segment from Syntrophotalea acetylenivorans encodes:
- a CDS encoding LamG domain-containing protein translates to MDNFDKVLIRLFTSYLLVWCCLLVQPAQADDCSDYVNKATINEIYDLGSETWVEVRLLEPLDSSVYENWSLRLCAKNNNAGCHDYSLSFGEILYQEIYPDWIRVNVNSADVNLQKNGGMDIVLRDQGGQAVDYLSVNDYHAQSTNCLSFKYPTATGQLHSSPKGIYRDPDGKGPWVELGSPGANGEPTEGYDNDDQSGPIELVAYYALEGDVTDSSGNGHTGTSQGTVTYGRAKVCDGVYLAGSGFLQVPDNDDFDIADELTVMAWVHPDSLSVAGHDNLYSFLSKDTNYEFHVQSNGSIMWWWGSGSLTTSAGLIQPGVWQHVAFVYSRAAGQMRIYLNGSQVASRPFSASLPLNSDPFYIGSDKATGGGEMSGRRFYGAIDEVRVYSGALSTSQISDLMNQADPCALPAPLAEWRFDECNYTAAGALAVDTQGSHAAVAQGGVASEASGKVGRAAELDQSTESFITGNDVPMNGDWSVSTWFRMPFTNVDGSRYHVLGAMAGGGHDLLWLDSRNNYRWGGWANSSIATGSFRFGTLADGWHHLVLLGQGGTTLLYVDGSYRDQVPLQAQGNLHYLGTSFEISGGEEGFRAPLDEFIVFDEVLDQTQIDSLYQLQSQGRNLDGSLRAEIFCGTTIDHFEIIHDGSALTCAAEAVTVRACTDADCNSLYTDPVTITLSPSGWVGGDVQTLNGGSGVFRLRHTTPGSVTLAATGNPSAAQSQQCVNSGGSASCDLVFHEAGFLFEVPDHTACTTEADITIAAVRADATGEHCIGDYSFANTTRQVNFWSDYQQPASGTQALQINGSTINGASPGTPVDLVFDSQAESSLDIRYDDAGRLNLSAYFAGSGDEAGLVMTGSDSFIVAPERLRVAATTDGTTPLDNNSFSGAPFWAAGEDFFVEVAGVCSDGTVTENFSADTTLTAMAPFTPATGILGTLTGGPLSAVDYSSGLALVDDISYSEVGTVTIGAEVLNYLGSDLDVTGNSDPVGRFTPHHFLASPNTPQFGTACNSGGFTYLGQSFDYVMAPVITVTAQNLQNGVTQNYAGDWWKLSSGTLSGKSYDAATGSIDVSQVPAGDPSVTELGGGVGLLTFSAGSGLRMDRGAFMAPYDADISLEINVVDGDAIAATSNPVRFGEASAGNGISFDNGKEMRWGRLILNNAYGSELLDLAMPLRAEYYNGTAFVLNSDDNCTSLDLTQLSLNNGVTQVTANIPIAVGTGSSSASLLSPLLVGDANLRFSAPGDDGFIDVTVDLSSLDWLRFDWDGDGSHDDDPKGRATFGIFRGRPNVIYLRETYR, encoded by the coding sequence ATGGATAATTTCGACAAAGTGCTGATACGGCTTTTCACTTCGTACTTATTGGTATGGTGTTGTCTCCTGGTACAGCCCGCTCAGGCCGACGATTGTTCTGATTACGTCAATAAGGCGACCATTAACGAGATCTATGATCTGGGGAGTGAAACGTGGGTGGAAGTGCGGCTGTTGGAGCCCCTGGATTCATCGGTTTATGAGAACTGGTCGCTCCGCCTTTGCGCAAAAAATAATAATGCTGGGTGCCACGATTACTCTCTTTCCTTCGGGGAGATCCTATATCAAGAGATCTATCCAGATTGGATTAGGGTCAATGTCAACAGTGCGGACGTTAATCTGCAAAAAAATGGCGGGATGGATATTGTATTGCGGGATCAGGGTGGCCAGGCGGTCGATTACCTTTCGGTTAACGATTATCATGCGCAATCAACGAATTGTTTGAGCTTTAAGTATCCCACCGCAACGGGTCAACTGCACTCCAGTCCCAAGGGGATTTACCGCGACCCTGATGGGAAGGGCCCTTGGGTGGAGCTGGGGAGTCCGGGGGCCAACGGCGAGCCTACTGAGGGTTATGACAATGACGACCAGTCCGGGCCGATCGAACTGGTCGCCTACTACGCCTTGGAAGGCGATGTCACCGACAGCAGCGGCAACGGCCACACCGGCACCAGCCAGGGGACGGTGACCTATGGCCGGGCCAAGGTCTGCGATGGTGTGTATTTGGCCGGCAGCGGTTTTCTGCAGGTGCCTGACAACGACGATTTCGATATTGCCGATGAACTGACGGTTATGGCCTGGGTTCACCCAGACAGCCTGAGCGTGGCCGGGCATGACAACTTGTACAGCTTTCTCTCCAAAGATACCAACTACGAATTCCACGTTCAAAGTAACGGTTCCATTATGTGGTGGTGGGGAAGTGGCAGCCTTACAACCTCTGCCGGCCTGATACAACCGGGAGTCTGGCAGCACGTTGCCTTTGTTTATTCCCGGGCCGCCGGGCAAATGCGGATTTATCTAAACGGCAGCCAAGTCGCCAGTCGGCCCTTCAGCGCCAGCCTGCCGCTAAATAGCGATCCCTTCTATATTGGTAGCGATAAGGCTACCGGTGGAGGGGAGATGTCCGGCCGGCGGTTTTATGGCGCTATTGATGAGGTGCGGGTCTATTCCGGTGCCTTGTCTACCAGTCAGATCAGCGATCTGATGAACCAGGCCGACCCCTGTGCGCTGCCTGCTCCTTTGGCGGAATGGCGTTTTGATGAATGCAATTATACCGCCGCCGGTGCTCTGGCGGTGGACACCCAAGGTAGTCACGCTGCTGTTGCCCAAGGGGGAGTGGCCAGCGAAGCAAGCGGAAAGGTCGGCCGCGCAGCGGAACTGGACCAGTCCACCGAATCTTTTATCACCGGCAACGATGTGCCCATGAACGGCGATTGGTCGGTGAGCACCTGGTTCCGCATGCCTTTCACCAATGTAGATGGTTCCCGTTACCATGTGTTAGGAGCTATGGCCGGCGGTGGCCACGATCTATTATGGCTCGACAGCCGAAACAACTACCGTTGGGGGGGATGGGCCAATTCCAGTATTGCCACCGGTAGTTTTCGCTTCGGCACCTTGGCCGATGGTTGGCATCATCTGGTGCTGTTGGGGCAGGGGGGAACGACTTTGTTGTATGTCGACGGCAGTTACCGGGATCAGGTCCCTCTGCAGGCGCAGGGCAACCTGCATTACCTCGGTACTTCCTTTGAAATATCCGGCGGGGAAGAGGGCTTTCGGGCACCGTTGGATGAATTTATTGTTTTCGACGAGGTCCTCGACCAGACTCAAATTGATAGCCTCTACCAATTGCAGAGCCAGGGGCGCAATCTGGACGGCAGCCTGCGGGCGGAGATTTTCTGTGGAACGACCATCGATCATTTTGAGATCATCCACGACGGTTCGGCGTTGACCTGTGCCGCCGAGGCGGTGACGGTACGCGCTTGCACCGATGCGGATTGCAACAGCCTCTATACCGACCCGGTTACCATCACCCTGTCGCCGTCCGGTTGGGTAGGCGGCGATGTGCAGACCCTCAACGGCGGCAGCGGTGTATTCCGCCTGCGCCATACCACGCCGGGTTCCGTGACTCTTGCAGCGACCGGCAATCCTTCAGCGGCCCAATCGCAACAATGCGTTAACAGTGGGGGCAGCGCAAGTTGCGATCTGGTTTTCCATGAAGCCGGCTTCCTGTTTGAGGTGCCCGATCACACGGCTTGTACCACCGAAGCGGATATCACCATCGCTGCGGTGCGGGCTGACGCCACCGGCGAGCATTGCATTGGCGATTACAGCTTTGCCAATACCACCCGCCAAGTGAATTTCTGGTCCGATTACCAGCAGCCGGCCAGCGGCACGCAGGCCCTGCAGATAAATGGAAGCACCATCAACGGGGCATCCCCCGGTACCCCTGTTGATCTGGTCTTTGACAGTCAAGCCGAAAGTAGCTTGGATATCCGTTACGATGATGCCGGACGGTTAAACCTGTCGGCCTATTTTGCCGGCAGCGGTGATGAAGCAGGATTGGTTATGACCGGCAGCGATAGTTTCATCGTTGCACCGGAGCGGTTGCGGGTTGCCGCCACCACCGACGGCACTACGCCCTTGGACAACAACAGCTTTAGCGGCGCCCCTTTCTGGGCGGCAGGAGAAGATTTCTTTGTCGAAGTGGCCGGAGTGTGCAGTGACGGGACGGTAACGGAAAATTTCTCTGCAGACACCACTCTGACGGCTATGGCGCCATTTACTCCAGCTACAGGTATTCTTGGCACTCTCACCGGTGGGCCACTGAGCGCTGTTGATTATAGCAGTGGTCTAGCACTGGTTGATGACATCAGTTACAGTGAAGTAGGTACGGTCACTATCGGTGCCGAGGTGCTTAACTACCTTGGCAGTGATCTTGATGTCACCGGCAACAGCGACCCTGTGGGGCGTTTCACCCCCCATCATTTTTTGGCCAGCCCCAATACCCCGCAGTTTGGCACCGCCTGTAATAGCGGCGGCTTTACCTATCTAGGTCAGTCCTTTGATTATGTAATGGCCCCGGTGATTACCGTTACGGCTCAGAATCTGCAAAATGGAGTCACGCAGAACTATGCCGGTGACTGGTGGAAACTGTCTTCTGGTACGTTAAGCGGTAAGAGTTATGATGCCGCCACTGGCAGTATCGATGTCTCTCAAGTGCCTGCGGGCGACCCGTCGGTGACCGAGCTCGGTGGTGGTGTGGGGTTATTGACTTTCAGCGCCGGTAGTGGTTTGAGGATGGACCGGGGGGCTTTCATGGCACCTTACGATGCCGATATCAGCCTGGAAATTAACGTTGTTGACGGGGATGCTATTGCCGCCACCAGCAACCCGGTGCGCTTTGGAGAAGCATCGGCTGGCAATGGCATCAGCTTCGATAATGGCAAGGAGATGCGATGGGGGCGTTTGATTTTAAATAATGCCTACGGCTCGGAATTGCTCGATCTGGCCATGCCTCTCAGGGCCGAATATTACAACGGAACCGCCTTTGTTCTCAATAGCGACGATAACTGCACCAGCTTGGATCTAACGCAGC
- a CDS encoding prepilin-type N-terminal cleavage/methylation domain-containing protein, with translation MRYSLSHHRTSCGFTLVELVVVLVVTGILAALGGMFIVQPIQGFLDLSRRARLVDSAETALRRMQRDVRQALPNSVRINGAGTALELLHTVDGGRYRAYGPGNTLDFTGFDTDFEALGDLDTAPTPGQSIVVYNLSGAGTNGNAYFGDNRAGVGAGSTVNSVILDPPFQFPRSSPFQRFFIVDQPVSYICDTGAGTLTRYTGYGISAIQSNTPGGTPALMANNVSQCNFTYQPGTAQRAGLVTLRLQITEDGESVTLLHQIHVENAP, from the coding sequence ATGCGGTATTCGCTTTCACACCATAGAACGTCCTGCGGTTTCACCCTGGTGGAACTGGTGGTTGTGCTGGTGGTGACCGGCATCCTGGCGGCTCTCGGCGGCATGTTCATCGTCCAACCGATTCAGGGTTTTCTCGATCTTTCGCGCCGCGCCAGACTGGTCGACAGCGCGGAGACTGCACTGCGTCGTATGCAGCGTGATGTTCGTCAGGCGCTGCCCAACAGCGTGCGCATCAATGGTGCTGGTACCGCTTTGGAACTGCTGCATACCGTAGACGGCGGTCGCTACCGGGCTTATGGGCCAGGAAACACGCTCGACTTTACCGGTTTCGACACAGATTTCGAAGCGCTGGGCGATCTCGACACGGCCCCCACCCCTGGCCAGAGTATTGTGGTCTATAATCTCTCTGGCGCCGGCACTAACGGTAACGCTTATTTCGGTGACAATCGTGCCGGAGTCGGGGCCGGCAGTACAGTCAATTCGGTCATCCTTGATCCGCCCTTTCAATTTCCCCGTTCCTCCCCCTTTCAACGGTTTTTTATCGTTGACCAGCCGGTCAGCTATATTTGTGACACTGGGGCCGGCACCCTGACCCGCTATACCGGCTACGGCATTTCGGCAATCCAATCAAACACTCCCGGCGGCACCCCCGCCCTCATGGCCAACAACGTCAGCCAATGCAACTTTACCTATCAGCCCGGCACCGCTCAGCGCGCCGGGTTGGTGACTCTGCGGTTGCAGATCACCGAAGATGGCGAATCGGTGACTCTGCTGCACCAAATTCATGTGGAGAATGCGCCATGA
- a CDS encoding type IV pilus modification PilV family protein: MMISSRLRKSRGFTLIELIISIVVVSIALGGVLLAINYTVTHSADPMLQHQALAIAESYLEEILLKPFADPDGIDTESTRALFDDVDDYNGLSDNGARDQTDTAINGLHNYTVDVTVASTALNGIGDTNSKKITVTVRHSTGINMSLSGYRTSY, translated from the coding sequence ATGATGATATCTTCCCGTTTGCGTAAAAGTCGGGGGTTTACCCTGATCGAACTGATTATCTCTATTGTGGTGGTGAGTATCGCTCTCGGCGGGGTGTTGCTGGCCATCAACTACACCGTAACTCACAGCGCCGATCCCATGCTGCAACATCAGGCGCTGGCCATCGCTGAGTCGTACCTGGAAGAAATTCTCCTGAAACCTTTTGCCGATCCCGACGGTATTGACACCGAAAGCACTCGGGCGTTGTTTGACGATGTCGATGACTATAACGGCCTGAGTGACAACGGAGCGCGGGATCAGACCGATACCGCTATCAACGGCTTGCATAATTATACGGTCGATGTGACGGTCGCCAGCACTGCCCTGAACGGTATCGGTGACACCAATAGCAAAAAAATCACTGTCACCGTCAGGCATTCGACCGGTATCAATATGAGCTTGAGCGGTTACCGGACCAGCTATTAA
- a CDS encoding prepilin-type N-terminal cleavage/methylation domain-containing protein — MKNQNGFTLIELVVVIVVLGILAAVAVPKFIDLREEAEEAALSGVVGAMGSAMAINYAGFVASNGAKGEDVDNCDDIGSLMDGGVPDGYTVTPGPLVLGTPSDCTVIQDGSLETDTFVGIATIVIPPAP; from the coding sequence ATGAAGAATCAGAATGGTTTTACTTTAATTGAGTTAGTGGTGGTTATTGTGGTGTTGGGAATCCTTGCAGCTGTTGCAGTACCGAAGTTTATCGATTTAAGGGAAGAAGCCGAGGAAGCCGCTTTGTCCGGCGTGGTTGGTGCCATGGGTTCGGCGATGGCTATCAATTATGCCGGTTTTGTTGCATCAAACGGAGCCAAGGGCGAAGATGTTGATAATTGTGATGATATTGGCTCTTTGATGGATGGTGGGGTTCCGGATGGATACACTGTCACCCCAGGGCCTCTTGTTTTGGGCACCCCGTCGGACTGTACTGTTATCCAGGACGGTTCCTTAGAGACTGATACTTTTGTAGGTATCGCTACCATCGTCATCCCCCCCGCTCCCTAA
- a CDS encoding type II secretion system protein has product MNRIDSHNRGFTLVELVTVILLLGILSAVALPRFFDATDFTSRGFYDEVAGAARYAQKLAVASGCDVRLSITSGSYALHQRQSCVDHSSAFNRTVSQPAGSGAFAGSAPSGTTLSPSSLSIIFDALGRATPGGVTVTIDGRSFTIVGESGYVDAS; this is encoded by the coding sequence ATGAATCGTATTGACTCCCATAACCGCGGGTTCACCCTGGTCGAATTGGTGACAGTTATTCTTTTGCTCGGCATTCTGTCGGCGGTGGCTTTGCCGCGTTTTTTCGATGCCACCGATTTTACGAGCCGTGGCTTTTATGACGAGGTGGCGGGGGCGGCCCGTTATGCTCAGAAGCTGGCGGTCGCCAGCGGCTGCGATGTGCGGTTGAGTATTACCAGTGGCAGTTATGCTCTGCATCAGCGGCAGTCCTGTGTTGATCATAGTAGCGCTTTTAATCGGACTGTGTCTCAGCCAGCAGGCAGCGGTGCTTTTGCCGGTTCGGCGCCGTCTGGAACTACCCTTTCCCCCAGTTCTCTCAGCATAATATTTGATGCTCTTGGTCGCGCCACTCCCGGCGGGGTGACGGTAACTATCGATGGTCGTTCCTTCACTATTGTCGGTGAAAGCGGCTATGTGGATGCGTCATGA
- a CDS encoding pilus assembly protein MshP has protein sequence MNGMRALRNQGGMSLVTAIFILVVLSAIGGYMVLTAGVQSRTTVMALQGARAYHAARSGLEWGINRDLNSGVCVSGSFQVDGYTVTVTCESTAFNEGGRSFTVFRISSLAEWGSYGDAHYISRQLTARVTDVLP, from the coding sequence ATGAACGGCATGCGAGCACTGCGTAATCAGGGCGGCATGTCGCTGGTGACGGCGATTTTTATTCTGGTGGTTCTGTCTGCCATTGGTGGTTACATGGTGCTCACCGCCGGGGTACAGAGTCGCACCACGGTCATGGCTCTGCAGGGGGCGCGAGCTTATCATGCAGCGCGCAGCGGCCTGGAGTGGGGTATTAACCGGGACCTGAACAGCGGCGTTTGCGTCAGCGGCAGTTTCCAGGTAGACGGATACACTGTGACTGTTACCTGTGAATCGACTGCCTTTAACGAGGGGGGGCGGAGCTTCACCGTGTTCCGCATAAGCTCGTTGGCCGAATGGGGCAGTTATGGTGATGCCCATTATATATCTCGGCAACTGACCGCCCGGGTGACTGATGTCCTACCTTGA